A single region of the Enterobacter cloacae complex sp. R_G8 genome encodes:
- a CDS encoding LacI family DNA-binding transcriptional regulator, with the protein MSTINDVSRLAGVSKATVSRVLSGSRGVKEASRQAVLKAVDELNYRPNVIAQSLLSQSTGCIGVICAQENINQTTGYLYALEKQLSQHQKHLLLRFAHSKADVLHALEELSCGLCDDILVIGARFPLDIDMDNVILVDCMGSENPNSIQFDHAFAAETACNYLTSQGRRQIALIHPHGSGFADQVLLGYKHALEKNFLPFNRNLVFMDATSSSVALQELLNNASTLNFNALLVADEQEAQRVIPQLQAFNKSVPEDIMVFSLAGSLHLPGIPVIPAIEYSMDAMAARIVSWLTEKTQMLGSYVLRGDLIIPDVRKR; encoded by the coding sequence ATGTCGACAATCAATGATGTATCACGTCTTGCCGGGGTGTCGAAAGCCACGGTATCGCGAGTGTTGAGTGGGTCGCGTGGCGTAAAGGAAGCCAGCCGTCAGGCCGTTCTGAAAGCGGTAGATGAACTGAACTACCGGCCCAATGTGATTGCGCAGTCGCTGCTGAGCCAGTCGACGGGGTGTATCGGGGTGATTTGCGCGCAGGAGAATATTAACCAGACGACCGGTTATCTCTACGCGCTGGAAAAACAGCTCAGCCAGCATCAAAAACACCTGCTGCTGCGCTTCGCCCATAGCAAAGCGGATGTGCTGCATGCCCTGGAAGAGCTCTCCTGTGGGCTTTGCGATGACATTCTGGTGATTGGCGCGCGTTTTCCACTGGATATCGACATGGATAACGTCATCCTGGTTGACTGTATGGGCTCAGAAAATCCCAACAGCATCCAGTTCGATCACGCCTTCGCCGCCGAGACCGCCTGTAACTACCTTACCAGCCAGGGACGCCGCCAGATTGCCCTTATCCATCCGCACGGTAGCGGCTTTGCCGATCAGGTGCTGCTGGGCTACAAACATGCGCTGGAGAAAAATTTCCTGCCCTTCAACCGCAACCTCGTGTTTATGGACGCGACCTCCTCGTCCGTGGCGCTGCAGGAGCTGCTGAATAACGCCAGCACGCTGAATTTCAACGCGTTACTGGTGGCGGACGAACAGGAAGCGCAGCGGGTGATCCCGCAGTTGCAGGCGTTTAATAAATCGGTGCCGGAGGACATCATGGTCTTCAGCCTTGCCGGATCGCTGCATCTGCCGGGCATTCCGGTGATCCCGGCCATTGAGTATTCCATGGACGCCATGGCGGCGCGCATCGTGAGCTGGTTGACGGAAAAAACACAAATGCTCGGGTCGTACGTGCTGCGCGGGGATTTGATCATTCCGGATGTGCGTAAGCGTTAA
- a CDS encoding PTS sugar transporter subunit IIB has translation MFKIMLCCSAGMSTSLLVSKMVDVAKERGLPVKIDAYGVSEFDTQFPQYQVVLLGPQVKYMLQTLSDKAATKGIPVQPIDMMDYGMQRGDKVLDYALSLIEAAH, from the coding sequence ATGTTCAAGATTATGCTCTGCTGCTCTGCCGGGATGTCCACCAGCCTGCTGGTCAGCAAAATGGTCGATGTGGCGAAAGAACGCGGTTTGCCGGTGAAGATTGATGCGTACGGCGTTTCCGAATTTGATACGCAGTTTCCGCAATATCAGGTGGTGCTTCTCGGACCGCAAGTGAAATACATGTTACAGACACTCTCAGACAAGGCGGCCACGAAAGGCATTCCGGTCCAGCCCATCGATATGATGGACTACGGCATGCAACGTGGCGATAAAGTACTGGACTATGCTCTGTCGCTCATCGAAGCGGCACACTAA